The DNA region CGCGCCCCCGTCGCCCGGGTCGCCGGCAGGAGGCGCCTCGTCAACTACGCGCGCCACCCGATCGGCGAGGTAGGCGGGGAATTGCATCATGTCGCGAACGACCATCGGTTGGGTCGCCGGGTGCGCCCGAACGTAGTTGAGGCAGAGGCGCGTCCACTCGACCTCCCCGTGCGCGCGAACGACCGCGCTCCGCGTGAGCGGGAAGAACGACGTGAAGAACGCCGCTCGCTTGCCGGCCGCGCACGACGCGTAGGCCGCCAGCCGCTCCGCGTCGTCGCAGTCGGGGGCCGATGGGAAGAGCCGTCGAGCCGCGCCCTTCGGGTCGCCGCCCGCAAGCACCAGGGGCGCCAAGGCCGCGTAGACCTCGTGGAGGTTCATGCCGCCTCCGTCGCCAACACGCCGAGGGCCGCATGCGCGTGGCGCCGAACGTTCTGAACTTCCTCGAGGAGCGTCGCGAGGCTAGGCAGATCGTAGTCCCACTCGATGAGGGTCGGGAGCATGCGACCGGCGCGTGACAGCGTGTGTTCGTAGAGTTGGAACACTTGCGGCGATACGTGCTGGCTGTGCGTGTCGATGAGCCACTTCTCGCTCCGGGTGTGCCCCGCGAGGTGGACCTGCGCGACGCGTTCGAGCGGCAGCGTATCGATGAAGAGGTACGGGTCGAAGCCGTGGTTCTGGCTGTTGACGTAGACGTTGTTCACGTCCAGAAGAAAGCCCGCGTCCGTTTCGGCCAAGACCGCGTTGAGAAACGACGACTCGCCGAGGTCGCTGCCGGGGAGCTTGACGTAATACGTCGGGTTTTCGAGCACGAGGGAAGCTCGATGGCGGCCCTCGTCTCCTTGGTGCGGCGAACGATGTTCTCGACCGCCTCCCACGAAAACGGTACGGGAAGCAGGTCGCGGGCGTAGGCGCCCGCTAGCTTGGCGCACGCGATGTGATCGCTCCAGAACGGCGCCCCGAGGTCGCGCGCGAAGGCACGCGCTTCGCTGACGAAGGCGTGATCGATCGGGTCGACGCCTCCCAGCGACATCGAGATGCTGTGGGGAACAACGGGCCAACGCTCCCGGCATTCCGCGAGGAGTCGGCGCCGCTCCCCGCCACAGCCCATCCAACTCTCGGGCACGATCTCCAAGAAGTCGACGGGCGCGTCGCCCGCGTCGAGCAGTTGGCGCGCGAACTCTCCGCGCAAACCGAGCCCCACGCCAGCGAGGGGACGCGCCCCTCGCGCCGTGGAGCCGCGGCTCGCGGCGCTCGCGCGGTCGAAGGAGCGCGTGGGTGACGAGGCGTGGCGTCGCACCATGTCCTCGGTGCTCTTGTCGGATTGAGTCAAGGTGCGCTCCTTCTTCAAACAATGCGAGTGCTGCTGTCGTTGGCGCCGTCGCTCGGCGAGGCCAACGAGTCCTTCGATCACCAACCGCCGTTGCCGCCCTCACCACCGCCTTCGCCGCCGCTCGAGGTGCCCGAGGCTCCAGGGAAGCCGTCCATGGTCGAGTAGCCACCAAGGCTGTCGGAAGCGCCGACCGGATTGCCATTCGCGTCGCGGTTCCCGCAGAAACCAGGGTCACAGGTCCCGCTGCAGCTGCCGCAGTTGCCTCCACACCCCTCGTTGCCTCCGACGACATCCGCGCAGTCCGCTACGGTCAGCTCGACGGGCGGATCGAGAGCGGCGTCGCCGGTAACTTCGTCAAGGACGCGATCAAGCTTGCGAGACCAGACGCTGTTCAGTTTGCTCATGTTTTCTCCTGAGGTTGGTTGCGGGCCGTGTTCGTCCGCACGAGCAGTGACTTCGCACGCGCCGTGCCGGGGCGTGCCGACGCGCGCTGTCGCTTCCGTGCGACGCGGCGCAGCCAGCCACTTACGCGAACATTCGATGGCCTGCGCAGGTCCGCGCGCCGGTCGGGGGGCCGCCGCCTCACCGTGTCACCGGCGCGATACAGACGCGCGCGTTGGGCGTGGGCCGGGGCATGCCGACACAGGCGAGTTGTTGCCGCCTGCGCCCGTCCAGCGAAGCCGGACACCGCGGTGATATGGCTTGCTGGCTTCGAACGAAGGGACGCGCCAGCAGAGCGACAAGAAGCGCGCGCGCCGGGTGAATCCTTTTTTGCTCCCGCGACTCTCATGGTCGACAGCAGAAAGGACGCTGACCATGAACATCCTCCCCAAGAACGAACACCCCGTCGAACGCGCGGCCCGCGTGGTTCTCGGCCTAGGTCTCCTCGCCCTCGTGTTCGTAGGCCCTCAATCGCTGTGGGGCCTCGTGGGCCTCGTGCCGCTCGCCACCGGACTCCTCGGCAGCTGCCCGCTGTACACTCTCTTCGGGATCTCCACGTGCCCGGCGAAACACCACTCGATGACGAGCTGATGGCGCTCGCCGCTGCGGGGGACCGCGAGGCTTTTGGCGTCGTGGTCCGCCGTCACGGACCGGCCGTCTTGCGAGTGGCGGCCCACGTCACGGGCTCGCAGGCCGCGGCTGCGGACGTCTTTCAGGAGACGTTCCTTGCGGCCTTTCGCGCTGCCGGTAGCTACCGTGGCGCGGGCCTGCGCGCGTGGCTCTTCACCATCGCGCGCAACGCGGCATACCGGTCTCGCCGCGCACAGGGCCGCGAGGAGCAAGACGCTTCGTTGATGGAGCTCGGCGCGAGCGCCGGTTGGGGCGACGTGTCGCCGGAGATCGCTTTCGAGCGCAGCGAGCGGCTGGACCGGGTGCGTCGGGCCTTCGCGATGTTGTCGACGGAGGATCGGGAGATCCTGGCGCTGCGCGACGTCGAAGGTCTTTCCGGCGAGGATGCGGCAACGGTGACGGGCCTCTCCTTGCAGGCGATGAAGAGCCGACTGCATCGCGCGCGGTTGCGACTAGGCGCCGCATACCGAGACCTCGTCCCGGCGGAGGGAGAGCCGAATCATGACCACTGAGCGCATCGTCAACGGCCTCTCGTGCGGTGAGGTCCTCGAGCGACTGGGCGA from Myxococcales bacterium includes:
- a CDS encoding sigma-70 family RNA polymerase sigma factor, which translates into the protein MALAAAGDREAFGVVVRRHGPAVLRVAAHVTGSQAAAADVFQETFLAAFRAAGSYRGAGLRAWLFTIARNAAYRSRRAQGREEQDASLMELGASAGWGDVSPEIAFERSERLDRVRRAFAMLSTEDREILALRDVEGLSGEDAATVTGLSLQAMKSRLHRARLRLGAAYRDLVPAEGEPNHDH
- a CDS encoding DUF2892 domain-containing protein translates to MNILPKNEHPVERAARVVLGLGLLALVFVGPQSLWGLVGLVPLATGLLGSCPLYTLFGISTCPAKHHSMTS